From one Planococcus citri chromosome 3, ihPlaCitr1.1, whole genome shotgun sequence genomic stretch:
- the LOC135839291 gene encoding chromatin target of PRMT1 protein, with amino-acid sequence MSLKQIVVKSATAMSLHERFTKIRKTKEASTSGERVMQQLASGRNRRLAQQMERRPSVAAALRRDSIKTRLGLPGAISVRERLRLPRGFSARRGRGSLAGKSPLTRGLNRGIGVAENAILAAQRRSRARSPFVANKVARRRSRSRSRSRLPFRSRSRSRSRARSQSNNRFRSRSKSRSRYPEAGTSLRGQFSGRRRGFGRGRGGSLRNTVRNDLRSYRPKLGGGFRSNNGNTIGRKRGRGSFRSRLRGRGRGRGTDTGRGRGNFNRGRMPTKEELDRELDQYMSTSKATLDKELDTMMSEETWH; translated from the exons ATGTCGTTGAAACAAATCGTGGTGAAAAGTGCCACCGCAATGTCTCTTCACGAACG CTTCACCAAGATTAGAAAGACGAAAGAAGCCTCCACGTCCGGTGAGCGGGTTATGCAGCAGTTGGCTTCTGGTCGAAACAGGCGATTGGCGCAGCAAATGGAAAGACGTCCTTCTGTTGCCGCTGCATTAAGAAGA gatTCAATTAAAACAAGACTTGGTCTTCCAGGAGCCATAAGTGTCAGAGAACGTTTACGATTACCTCGAGGTTTCAGCGCACGGCGTGGTCGCGGTAGCTTGGCCGGAAAATCTCCATTGACGAGGGGACTCAATCGTGGAATAG GCGTCGCTGAAAATGCTATTTTAGCTGCTCAGCGTAGATCTAGAGCCAGAAGCCCTTTCGTTGCTAACAAAGTCGCTC gtcgtcGATCGAGAAGTCGATCTAGAAGCAGATTACCATTTCGTTCGAggagtcgtagtcgtagtcgagCACGATCTCAAAGCAATAATAGATTCAGGAGCAGAAGTAAATCGCGTTCCCGATACCCTG AAGCTGGAACTTCGCTTAGAGGACAGTTTTCAGGACGTCGAAGAGGATTCGGGAGAGGACGAGGAGGAAGTCTGAGAAATACAGTAAGAAATGACTTAAGATCATACAGACCTAAATTAGGCGGTGGATTCCGTTCGAATAATGGAAATACTATCGGACGTAAAAGAGGCCGTGGTAGTTTTAG AAGTCGACTTCGCGGAAGAGGCCGTGGTCGTGGCACCGACACTGGCAGAGGAAGAGGAAACTTCAATCGCGGTCGCATGCCAACCAAAGAAGAATTAGATCGAGAATTAGATCAGTATATGTCCACGTCAAAAGCTACGTTAGATAAAGAGCTGGATACAATGATGAGTGAAGAAACATGGCATTGA